A stretch of Arachis hypogaea cultivar Tifrunner chromosome 15, arahy.Tifrunner.gnm2.J5K5, whole genome shotgun sequence DNA encodes these proteins:
- the LOC114925357 gene encoding uncharacterized protein: MALKGRGGQIIRNTRIDQSQLSSCRPGANSSDASALDAEDNELHNVGQSTVHTKTRSNRKLVIVIEKGINPKRFADHTVTRDITKDLLSRMPSPALRWQDYCPNMKDELFKGFLTIARTIWNKTMHDRYHDILKRARDRAFKEANSTSITDIKGHRPKAMKVDVWNGLVDHWLDSKWQNKSVASQKNRATPPAHKLHTAGSISFGEHKRRKDLYGETISQKYGEDLIDQLKVDPDMWTEIAGTNKKGQVHGLGYSLDIGIRDHRDVPLPKDTGVSIVKSVSQADITEAIKEALPSAINAAVLPSAVNEAIQSNLLSLLSKIPGFSQENNANLGRVNEKDH; encoded by the exons ATGGCACTAAAAGGTAGAGGTGGACAAATAATACGAAACACACGTATTGATCAATCTCAACTTTCCTCCTGTAGGCCAG GTGCTAATTCGTCTGACGCATCTGCTTTAGACGCAGAAGATAATGAGCTACATAATGTTGGACAATCAACTGTGCATACTAAAACTAGGAGTAACAGAAAGCTGGTAATAGTTATAGAGAAAGGCATTAACCC GAAGAGATTTGCAGATCATACGGTAACTCGTGACATTACAAAAGATTTGTTAAGTAGGATGCCTTCTCCAGCGCTAAGATGGCAGGATTATTGTCCAAACATGAAGGACGAGTTGTTTAAAGGTTTTCTG ACTATTGCAAGAACTATTTGGAATAAGACAATGCATGACCGCTATCATgatattttgaaaagagcaaGGGATAGAGCTTTTAAGGAGGCAAACTCTACTAGTATTACTGACATTAAAGGTCATAGACCTAAAGCAATGAAAGTTGATGTTTGGAATGGCTTAGTTGATCACTGGTTAGATTCAAAGTGGCAAAACAAGTCTGTGGCCAGTCAAAAAAATAGGGCTACTCCACCTGCTCATAAACTACACACTGCAGGGTCTATCAGTTTTGGCGAGCACAAGAGAAGAAAG GACTTGTATGGAGAGACAATATCacaaaaatatggagaagatttAATAGATCAACTTAAAGTTGATCCTGACATGTGGACAGAAATTGCAGGAACCAACAAGAAAGGACAAGTTCATGGGTTAGGCTACAGTCTAGATATTGGTATTCGTGATCATAGAGATGTGCCATTACCAAAAGATACAGGTGTTTCTATAGTCAAATCGGTTTCACAAGCAGACATCACTGAAGCTATTAAAGAAGCATTGCCTAGTGCTATAAATGCAGCTGTGTTGCCTAGTGCTGTAAATGAAGCTATACAGAGTAATTTATTGTCTCTCCTTTCTAAGATTCCAGGATTCTCCCAAGAAAACAATGCAAATTTAGGTAGGGTTAATGAAAAGGACCATTAG